The Shewanella sp. MTB7 genome includes a window with the following:
- a CDS encoding DUF3010 family protein has product MPIAGMFLKANEVRVVTLSGSRTSHELVSPKVNKLALIKNPNQSEVIQFGEMIHAYCVEYKIEQIVLNRRATSGQGAGGAGTFLMEGVILAMAPVKVNLVHPATVRATDKKTAEIKGLKPKTVDLGKAYDLAFEFLT; this is encoded by the coding sequence ATGCCGATAGCGGGTATGTTTTTAAAAGCAAATGAAGTGCGTGTTGTGACATTATCAGGTTCACGTACGAGTCATGAGTTAGTGTCACCTAAAGTAAATAAACTGGCATTGATAAAGAATCCAAATCAAAGCGAAGTTATCCAGTTTGGTGAAATGATTCATGCTTATTGTGTAGAGTATAAGATTGAACAGATTGTCTTGAACCGTAGAGCGACGTCGGGGCAAGGCGCTGGTGGTGCCGGTACCTTCTTAATGGAGGGGGTTATTTTGGCGATGGCACCAGTAAAAGTGAACTTGGTACACCCCGCGACAGTAAGGGCGACAGACAAAAAAACTGCTGAGATTAAAGGGTTAAAGCCTAAAACAGTCGATCTTGGTAAAGCTTACGACTTAGCATTTGAATTTCTTACTTAA
- a CDS encoding S41 family peptidase, which translates to MTFKFKDIVNIFGICLLLCILQLSRFMLVDNTFKTSLSFSQMQQDLNVLVTEIERKSAFSILVPSRLEKIKQDIEHIRYLYPIEIDSTRFHAEITKLTAQLDDPGIHLSADTASTGQLPCTLRPMGDLWLALDSFNNPLSIDHPFITHIDGIPISHWLKTAKHFMPKSQQGSLTLQHQWLLQIDILRAEMGIALGKIVTLSLSNGEGSNSQIELVIPLKVKPVYHEPALISSDKTPNPIKISDLDQLATDSYLLSKLQLAFKNPLTILDLREASGASDKLLNIIMNNFADRAPLSNVDRSTINPVFTFAQYRRSIDVKNDYLRTDHFRSLDELTFFEQIQISEIKKEIESKQTGHFSQLYGRKNKKVPDRYPHSNRLVLLIGPQCKQECEWIAYLAKNWPRVTLVGEKTQGDIGKHYRFRLPNSKLSIELTTSLNYSNQGNLISGVGTQPDIILTARRPIHWSTLVTQLKCQPMPNCPDKRSQSYATAIIN; encoded by the coding sequence ATGACCTTCAAATTTAAAGATATCGTTAATATATTTGGTATCTGTTTGCTGCTTTGTATTCTGCAGCTCTCCCGTTTTATGCTGGTAGATAACACCTTCAAAACGAGCCTAAGCTTCAGCCAAATGCAGCAAGATCTCAATGTCTTAGTCACAGAGATTGAGCGAAAATCAGCATTTTCAATTCTTGTCCCTTCACGCCTAGAAAAAATTAAACAAGATATCGAACATATTCGATATCTTTATCCCATTGAGATAGATTCCACTAGGTTTCACGCTGAGATAACTAAGTTAACCGCTCAATTAGATGACCCAGGCATCCACCTCTCTGCGGATACGGCTTCAACAGGACAACTCCCTTGCACATTAAGACCCATGGGAGACTTATGGCTCGCACTTGACTCATTCAATAACCCACTGTCTATTGACCACCCATTTATTACTCATATCGATGGCATACCGATATCTCATTGGCTAAAAACAGCTAAACACTTTATGCCAAAGTCACAACAAGGGAGCTTAACACTTCAACATCAATGGCTGTTACAGATAGATATATTAAGAGCTGAAATGGGCATAGCGTTAGGTAAAATAGTCACCCTTTCTCTTAGTAATGGTGAGGGCTCAAACTCCCAGATTGAGTTAGTTATTCCTCTCAAAGTCAAGCCCGTTTATCATGAACCCGCACTCATAAGCTCAGATAAAACCCCCAACCCGATTAAGATCTCTGACTTAGATCAGCTCGCCACAGATAGTTATCTGTTATCCAAACTTCAGCTAGCATTCAAGAACCCACTAACCATTCTAGACCTAAGAGAGGCTAGTGGAGCCAGTGATAAGCTATTAAACATAATAATGAATAACTTTGCAGATCGAGCCCCCCTAAGCAACGTAGACAGAAGCACGATTAATCCCGTTTTCACCTTTGCCCAATATCGACGCTCTATTGATGTTAAAAATGACTATTTAAGGACAGATCACTTTCGTTCTTTAGATGAACTGACGTTCTTCGAACAGATACAGATATCTGAAATAAAAAAAGAGATTGAAAGTAAGCAAACAGGTCACTTCAGTCAGCTCTATGGTAGAAAAAACAAAAAAGTGCCTGATAGATATCCACACTCAAACAGGCTAGTTCTGCTTATTGGCCCACAATGTAAACAAGAATGTGAATGGATTGCTTATCTAGCAAAAAACTGGCCCAGAGTCACTTTAGTTGGTGAAAAAACTCAAGGAGACATAGGCAAACACTATCGTTTCCGTTTACCTAACAGCAAGCTCAGTATAGAGCTCACCACAAGTCTTAATTATAGCAATCAAGGAAACTTAATATCAGGTGTAGGAACTCAACCAGACATTATTCTGACAGCCAGAAGACCCATTCATTGGTCAACCTTAGTCACTCAACTCAAATGTCAGCCAATGCCTAACTGCCCAGATAAACGATCTCAGTCTTATGCCACAGCCATAATTAATTGA
- a CDS encoding PA4780 family RIO1-like protein kinase, translating to MKIPKRIQPLVDEGLVDEVLRPLMSGKEADVFVVRSGGDVRCAKIYKEAEKRSFKQAVQYREGRKSRNSRRSRAMEKGSKFGRSEQESAWQNAEVDALYRLANAGVRVPQPYGCFDGVLLMELITDDDGFVAPRLNDVTLTSEQALEQHETVMKDVQRMLCAGLIHGDLSEFNVLLDSSGPVIIDLPQAVDAAANNNAKRMLERDVNNMTQYYGQFAPELLETKYAKEMWALFESGKLKPDTVLTGVFVESTKAADVDSILAEIEAAFDEEQDRKERIREAAEG from the coding sequence ATGAAAATTCCGAAACGTATCCAGCCTCTCGTCGATGAAGGCTTAGTAGATGAAGTCCTTCGTCCATTGATGAGTGGCAAAGAAGCCGATGTCTTCGTTGTCCGTAGTGGTGGCGATGTACGTTGTGCAAAAATTTATAAAGAAGCTGAGAAGCGCAGCTTTAAGCAAGCGGTTCAATATCGTGAAGGGCGTAAGAGCCGTAATAGCCGTCGCTCAAGAGCAATGGAAAAAGGATCTAAATTTGGCCGTAGCGAGCAGGAGTCTGCTTGGCAAAATGCCGAAGTTGATGCCTTGTATCGTCTTGCTAATGCCGGGGTTCGTGTTCCACAACCTTATGGATGTTTTGACGGTGTACTCTTAATGGAGCTTATCACCGACGATGATGGTTTTGTTGCACCGCGTCTTAATGATGTTACTTTGACATCAGAGCAAGCGCTTGAGCAGCATGAGACTGTGATGAAAGACGTACAGCGTATGTTGTGTGCTGGATTAATTCATGGTGATCTTTCTGAGTTTAATGTGCTATTGGATAGCTCAGGTCCGGTGATTATTGATCTGCCTCAAGCGGTTGACGCGGCTGCCAATAACAACGCAAAACGTATGTTAGAGCGTGACGTGAATAACATGACTCAATACTATGGTCAGTTTGCGCCTGAATTGCTAGAAACTAAATATGCCAAAGAGATGTGGGCCCTGTTTGAGTCTGGCAAATTGAAACCGGATACCGTGCTAACTGGTGTATTTGTAGAGAGCACTAAAGCGGCTGATGTCGATTCTATTCTTGCTGAAATTGAAGCGGCTTTCGATGAAGAGCAAGATCGTAAAGAGCGTATTCGAGAAGCGGCAGAAGGTTAA
- a CDS encoding peroxiredoxin family protein, which translates to MKAFLKILFVILFSSPLTVMATDLNVGDTAPDFKLQSTDGHFYQLSDYLGKQTLVLAWYPMANTHGCTLECRSLVQKGHLIREYNAVYMMASVDDLEDNQEFAKEQKADFPMLSDPTKKTAKAYDVLNFVRVASRVTFYIDKDGKILKIDEDINAETAAEDIAANLAELGIDKQK; encoded by the coding sequence ATGAAAGCTTTTCTAAAAATACTATTCGTCATCCTATTTTCCAGCCCCTTAACAGTGATGGCTACCGACCTTAACGTTGGCGATACCGCCCCAGACTTTAAACTCCAATCAACCGATGGTCACTTCTATCAACTCAGTGATTATTTAGGCAAACAGACATTAGTGCTCGCCTGGTACCCCATGGCAAACACCCATGGTTGCACATTAGAGTGTCGCTCTTTGGTTCAAAAAGGACATTTGATCCGTGAATACAATGCAGTCTATATGATGGCCAGTGTCGATGACTTAGAAGATAACCAAGAGTTTGCTAAAGAGCAGAAAGCTGATTTTCCCATGTTAAGCGATCCGACGAAAAAGACAGCTAAGGCATACGATGTGCTTAACTTTGTTCGCGTGGCTAGCCGAGTGACATTTTACATCGATAAAGACGGTAAAATCTTGAAGATAGATGAGGATATTAATGCAGAAACTGCGGCCGAAGATATTGCGGCAAACTTAGCTGAACTCGGAATTGATAAACAAAAGTGA